From Hermetia illucens chromosome 6, iHerIll2.2.curated.20191125, whole genome shotgun sequence, one genomic window encodes:
- the LOC119660185 gene encoding ADP-ribose glycohydrolase ARH3-like isoform X2, translating to MQQPNLLSKFRGSVLGGLVGDCCGEPYEGQVLTDGDKAILRRSLNQLEGPYFKAPAKKYTDDSAMTRSVIRCLIEHKDINTKELATSFVKEHAAEPNRGYGGAVVEVFRKLLKNKFTDIVGPAQEQFLGRGSYGNGAAMRVSPIGLFCYNKPEKLVELVKKSAEITHSHSLGINGAVLQAAAVNICVQKDPKTFFHDEFLSELIPKMQELEKESEVPGIKASGPNFTQQLKEVKTLLDSPNPLSEDEVLNALGHDVTAIYSVPTAIFIFLRAQGPIEGIQSENPFRRTLEYAISLGGDTDTIASMACSLTGALHGDSLIPENLLKHCEAHGEFIELANKLYESSI from the exons ATGCAGCAGCCCAACTTGCTATCCAAGTTCCGTGGGTCTGTCCTCGGCGGTCTCGTAGGGGACTGCTGCGGGGAGCCCTACGAGGGCCAGGTGCTTACAGACGGCGACAAAGCCATTCTTCGTAGAAGTTTGAACCAATTGGAGGGACCGTATTTTAAAG CTCCCGCCAAGAAGTACACGGACGACTCAGCAATGACGAGGTCAGTGATCCGCTGCTTGATTGAGCACAAGGACATCAACACGAAGGAGCTGGCCACGAGTTTTGTCAAGGAGCATGCGGCGGAACCAAACCGTGGATACGGAggcgccgtggtggaagtctttCGGAAGCTGCTGAAAAACAAATTCACAGACATCGTGGGGCCGGCTCAGGAGCAATTCCTGGGGAGGGGCTCGTATGGCAATGGAGCTGCGATGCGAGTGTCACCCATTGGATTGTTTTGCTATAACAAACCTGAAAAGCTTGTCGAGCTGGTGAAGAAATCTGCAGAAATCACACATAGTCACAGTCTGGGCATCAACGGAGCTGTCCTCCAAGCAGCTGCAGTAAATATCTGCGTTCAAAAGGACCCCAAGACATTTTTCCATGACGAATTTCTCAGCGAACTTATCCCGAAAATGCAAGAACTGGAAAAGGAGTCGGAAGTGCCCGGTATCAAAGCGTCTGGTCCTAATTTTACCCAACAATTGAAGGAAGTCAAAACCTTACTTGACTCGCCCAACCCATTGTCGGAAGATGAAGTCCTCAATGCACTGGGCCACGACGTTACTGCGATTTATTCGGTTCCCACCGCTATCTTCATTTTTCTGAGGGCGCAGGGGCCTATCGAAGGCATCCAG TCGGAAAATCCCTTCCGGCGAACTCTGGAATACGCAATATCTCTGGGCGGAGACACGGACACCATCGCCAGCATGGCTTGCTCGCTGACGGGGGCGCTGCATGGCGACAGTCTGATACCGGAAAACCTCTTGAAGCACTGCGAGGCGCACGGGGAATTTATAGAATTAGCAAATAAATTGTACGAAAGTAGCATTTAG
- the LOC119660185 gene encoding ADP-ribose glycohydrolase ARH3-like isoform X1 — MRTFSVLQAMQQPNLLSKFRGSVLGGLVGDCCGEPYEGQVLTDGDKAILRRSLNQLEGPYFKAPAKKYTDDSAMTRSVIRCLIEHKDINTKELATSFVKEHAAEPNRGYGGAVVEVFRKLLKNKFTDIVGPAQEQFLGRGSYGNGAAMRVSPIGLFCYNKPEKLVELVKKSAEITHSHSLGINGAVLQAAAVNICVQKDPKTFFHDEFLSELIPKMQELEKESEVPGIKASGPNFTQQLKEVKTLLDSPNPLSEDEVLNALGHDVTAIYSVPTAIFIFLRAQGPIEGIQSENPFRRTLEYAISLGGDTDTIASMACSLTGALHGDSLIPENLLKHCEAHGEFIELANKLYESSI; from the exons ATGAGGACTTTTTCAGTGCTTCAAGCGATGCAGCAGCCCAACTTGCTATCCAAGTTCCGTGGGTCTGTCCTCGGCGGTCTCGTAGGGGACTGCTGCGGGGAGCCCTACGAGGGCCAGGTGCTTACAGACGGCGACAAAGCCATTCTTCGTAGAAGTTTGAACCAATTGGAGGGACCGTATTTTAAAG CTCCCGCCAAGAAGTACACGGACGACTCAGCAATGACGAGGTCAGTGATCCGCTGCTTGATTGAGCACAAGGACATCAACACGAAGGAGCTGGCCACGAGTTTTGTCAAGGAGCATGCGGCGGAACCAAACCGTGGATACGGAggcgccgtggtggaagtctttCGGAAGCTGCTGAAAAACAAATTCACAGACATCGTGGGGCCGGCTCAGGAGCAATTCCTGGGGAGGGGCTCGTATGGCAATGGAGCTGCGATGCGAGTGTCACCCATTGGATTGTTTTGCTATAACAAACCTGAAAAGCTTGTCGAGCTGGTGAAGAAATCTGCAGAAATCACACATAGTCACAGTCTGGGCATCAACGGAGCTGTCCTCCAAGCAGCTGCAGTAAATATCTGCGTTCAAAAGGACCCCAAGACATTTTTCCATGACGAATTTCTCAGCGAACTTATCCCGAAAATGCAAGAACTGGAAAAGGAGTCGGAAGTGCCCGGTATCAAAGCGTCTGGTCCTAATTTTACCCAACAATTGAAGGAAGTCAAAACCTTACTTGACTCGCCCAACCCATTGTCGGAAGATGAAGTCCTCAATGCACTGGGCCACGACGTTACTGCGATTTATTCGGTTCCCACCGCTATCTTCATTTTTCTGAGGGCGCAGGGGCCTATCGAAGGCATCCAG TCGGAAAATCCCTTCCGGCGAACTCTGGAATACGCAATATCTCTGGGCGGAGACACGGACACCATCGCCAGCATGGCTTGCTCGCTGACGGGGGCGCTGCATGGCGACAGTCTGATACCGGAAAACCTCTTGAAGCACTGCGAGGCGCACGGGGAATTTATAGAATTAGCAAATAAATTGTACGAAAGTAGCATTTAG